Proteins encoded within one genomic window of Plasmodium cynomolgi strain B DNA, chromosome 11, whole genome shotgun sequence:
- a CDS encoding hypothetical protein (putative) has protein sequence CLKIKGEEKCIAKFTKTMGNFYGIVQYCVVINNEEYILNARFDIPLLGDNTASAVLGMNIKNDKAQMLSQQNYFIVKHSFDNTYNSKFYISILETEEGKRFIEYHKKKLKKGLLRILNIRILEEKEKLKYDRSVNNWARKNEGSHNNNYANEEDSVLRDRLIYSSYRNEDIMENLPLSFIVNIKNYEWKKRLRKAHKSLYILIINFTRQTLTLSDSKGSRSSILTEGNWVELPSEKISPMRCTEFGCNSDGMFSSINGFCKYNFMNESCYLNIFWDINSVNSKIKCNIKNTTKYTIIKNVEIFNECTAVFHILEYYYYPPIKILECKALTNNIINKYGITKENVDANLSVIYQCSINVIRQFCQYLQNNASYENNSNEDFINPGDFRKVMSDDVYGCDDDDLRSHGGVGSNFTNLTSLTSLTNFTNFGKLGNLGSLGSLVPSPLSNFSNMKSSLSLYSNAVEEMMHNSQHLDKAKITDDIINLKNNKRIYSLEKSGNASGNVSGNVSGDVSGDVSGNLGGIVGRNASGRANYLRNADLRASIMQDKGFHLLKRRNATSNSLYINRRHTFTNINITAARDFFCYMHGNNYSNNIPINSYLYISWNIGNIIYRNLYNSSENIIINAHSLLSSHSINDDVILKLRIDDNNRRIYPSNLIHSLLMNTQSSIYINNEYVLLDIILNIFHLLSTHLSPIIERILEAEYGNKWLVDSKIPKSNIWEKSKGKNELDIEGIIHIITTYWIDVFEKKIKNMEILDNLQKASIFWANQEIDQFDQEFVKKLIESSSLLLKVFGDYSTAKSIEKLYYNKYSIFNDICVE, from the coding sequence tgtttaaaaattaagggagaagaaaagtgCATCGCAAAGTTTACCAAAACGATGGGCAACTTTTACGGCATTGTACAATACTGTGTAGTGATAAATAACGAAGAGTATATTTTGAACGCCCGTTTTGACATCCCCCTTCTGGGAGATAACACAGCTTCGGCTGTCCTAggaatgaacataaaaaatgataaggcACAAATGCTTTCCCAGCAGAATTACTTCATAGTTAAACACAGTTTCGACAATACGTATAATAGCAAATTCTATATAAGCATTTTGGAGACGGAGGAAGGGAAGAGATTTATCGAATATCacaagaagaaattaaaaaaaggcttgCTCAGAATTTTAAACATAAGAATTCtagaggagaaggagaagttaAAGTATGACAGAAGTGTGAATAACTGGgccagaaaaaatgaaggcagcCACAATAACAATTACGCTAATGAGGAGGATAGTGTGTTGAGGGATAGGCTGATTTATAGTTCCTACCGAAATGAAGACATAATGGAAAATTTGCCTTTAAGTTTTATAGtcaatattaaaaattacgaaTGGAAGAAACGGCTGAGAAAGGCACACAAATCGCTGTATATTTTGATTATCAATTTTACCAGGCAAACATTAACCCTATCGGATAGTAAAGGATCCAGATCGTCCATTCTGACGGAAGGAAATTGGGTAGAGTTACCAAGTGAGAAAATCTCCCCCATGCGATGCACTGAATTTGGTTGTAACAGTGATGGGATGTTTTCTAGCATCAACGGATTTTGTAAatacaattttatgaatGAGTCCTGCTATTTGAATATCTTTTGGGATATCAACAGTGTGAATTCGAAGATCAAATGTAACATTAAGAACACTACCAAGTATACTATAATTAAGAATGTGGAAATATTTAACGAATGCACCGCTGTgtttcacattttggaaTACTATTATTACCCtccaataaaaattttggaatgTAAAGCCTTGAcgaataatattattaacaagTACGGCATCACGAAGGAGAATGTGGATGCCAATTTGAGTGTCATTTACCAATGTAGCATAAATGTGATTCGCCAATTCTGTCAGTATCTTCAAAATAATGCATCGTACGAGAATAACTCGAATGAGGATTTTATCAACCCGGGGGACTTCAGAAAGGTGATGTCTGACGATGTGTACGGGTGCGATGATGACGATTTGAGAAGCCATGGAGGGGTGGGCTCGAACTTCACGAATTTGACAAGTTTGACAAGCTTGACAAATTTTACGAATTTTGGAAAGCTTGGCAACCTCGGAAGCCTTGGAAGCCTGGTTCCGTCCCCGCTGTCCAACTTCTCCAATATGAAGAGTTCCCTGTCGCTGTACTCCAACGCCGTCGAGGAGATGATGCACAACTCGCAGCACCTGGACAAGGCCAAAATTACGGACGATATCATAAACCTCAAGAATAACAAACGGATTTACAGCCTCGAGAAAAGCGGCAATGCTAGCGGCAATGTTAGCGGGAACGTGAGCGGGGACGTTAGCGGGGACGTTAGCGGCAACCTTGGTGGAATCGTTGGCCGAAACGCTAGCGGTAGAGCTAACTACTTAAGGAATGCCGATTTGCGGGCGAGCATAATGCAAGACAAGGGGTTCCATTTgctaaaaaggagaaacgccACCTCGAATAGCTTGTACATAAACCGGAGACATACATTCACAAATATTAACATCACCGCGGCGAGAGACTTCTTCTGCTACATGCACGGAAATAATTACTCCAATAATATCCCTATCAACTCCTACTTGTATATCTCCTGGAACATaggaaatattatttacagaAATTTGTACAACTCTagtgaaaatataatcatcAATGCCCACAGTCTGTTAAGCAGCCACAGCATAAATGATGATGTAATTCTGAAACTGAGAATTGATGATAATAACAGAAGGATCTATCCGTCCAATTTAATTCACTCTCTTCTCATGAATACACAAagtagtatatatattaacaatgAGTATGTCTTACTagatattattttaaatattttccaccttttgtCGACCCACTTGTCCCCCATCATAGAAAGGATTTTAGAAGCAGAGTATGGGAACAAATGGCTAGTTGATAGTAAAATTCCCAAAAGTAACATTTGGGAGAAAtccaaaggaaaaaacgaattagACATCGAAGGAATTATCCATATTATTACTACCTACTGGATTGATgtttttgaaaagaaaattaaaaatatggaaatttTGGATAACCTACAGAAGGCATCAATCTTTTGGGCCAATCAAGAGATTGATCAGTTCGACCAAGAATTTGTGAAGAAGCTGATTGAGAGCTCCTCTCTCTTGCTGAAGGTTTTTGGCGATTACAGCACGGCCAAGAGTATTGAGAAGCTGTACTACAACAAgtactccatttttaatgacaTCTGCGTGGAATGA